The nucleotide window TTGGGTGTTGaaactcgaggtgggggaaggattcgatcgAGTGCGAGAAgaaaaaggacaggccttggcctctttataaagatggtgaatatcaagcgtcctcctcatggccatttgggacttgcctaaaaacaaggagtcataccaacgggcacgattgggttacccaaatccgtattgatgagaatcccgtaataagggggacacgatctctgcttcgacaagacgtgccaacaAAATCACCTCGCAAAACGTGCAGTGGCAGGCTGattgagaaaaacggttcaaataacgatcaggccatggtgtgatgtcacgttatgaaaagtcgtcagcagattagatttgtggaaatgttattctctctacggtggtatgtggaacttgttttgcagagccggacactattcttgtgttcaagatcttctatggagtattcggaggaagaacccgccttgcaatgccgaagacaaatctgcgcgccggactcattgttattgaagcctggttcaggggctactaagggagtcctggattagggggtcctcgaacagccggactatatcctttggccggactattggactatgaagatacaagattgaagacttcgacccgtgtccggatgggactctccttggcgtggaaggcaagcttggcaatacggatatgtagatctcctcccttgtaaccgactctgtctaaccctagccccctccagtgtctatataaaccggagggtttagtccataggacaacaacaatcataccataggctagcttctagggtttagcctctacgatctcgtggtagatcaactcttgtaatactcatatcatcaagatcaatcaagcaggaagtagagtattacctccatcgagagggcccgaacctgggtaaacattgtgtcccccgcctcctgttaccatccgccttagacgcacagtacgggaccccctaccgagatccgccggttttgacaccgacaccccttTCTTGTTCTTGGTGACGTCTAGAGCGAAGAAGACCTTCACGAACGAGGGTCGTCCAGTCCCTGGCTGGCTCTCGGTTCTTGAGCAAGCTCCTCCACTGTAGGTAGGATGCTCATAGATGAAGAAAAGAGACTTTAGGCAAGTGGTTTTGGTAGCTCAGCTGGTTAGAGCAAAACAAGCAATTGAGCAACTAGTGTGAAAGCCGTTGCGCGTTAGCGCATCAGTTTTCTTGCTGGACTGCAAATCCTTTTGTTCTTGTTTCAGTGGGAAGAGCAAGGGGCATTACCCTTGAAATCCTTCAATGGTTCGAATCCACATCTGAGCGTCTTTTTTCGGTATGCCGCTCCGCGAGCAAGGAGCGCCGCGAGGAGAGCGAGAGAACGAAGTGGGCTTTGGTGATGTCAGAATTTGCACCTATTTGTATCTATTTAGTGATCAGTCTGCTATTTTCTTTGATTCCACTGGGTGTTACTTTTCCATTTGCTTACAATATTTGGACCTATCTAGAAAAATTGTCGGCCTACGAGTGTGGTCCCGATCCCTCCGGTGATGCCAGAAGTCGTTTCAATATTCGATTTTATCTGGTTCCTATTTTATTTGTTATCCCTGATCCGGAAGTCACCTTTTCTTTTCCTTGGGCAGTACCTCCTAGCAATATTGATCTGTTTGGATCTTGGTCCATAATGGCCTTTTTATTGATTTTGACGATTGGATCTCTCTATGAATGGAAAAGGGGTGCTTCGGATCGGGAGTAACCACTTTTGAAAGGGCAAAGGGGGGAAGGACATAGGAAAGAGGGATGCCTACAAAAAATCAATTGATTCAACATGGTAGAGAAGAAAAACGGCGCACGGACCGTACTCAAGCTTCGGATCAATGTCCCCAGAAGCATGGAGTATGCCTGCGTGTTTCGATGAGAAAACCGAAAAAACCTAATTCAGCTCTACGTAAGATAGCAAAAGTACGGTTGAGCAATCAACATGATATATTTGCTCACATTCCAGGCGAAGGTCATAATTCGCAGGAACATTCTATAGTCTTAGTCAGAGGAGGTAGAGTGAAAGATTTGCCAGGTGTGAAATCCCATCGTATTCGAGGAGTCAAGGATTTGCTGGGAATTCCGGATCGTAGAAAGGGAAGATCTAAATATGGTGCAGAAAGACCTAAATCGAAATGAATGGAAGATGCCTCTGGAACTTTTTGGTTCTTTTTTGGGGGCGATATGGAAGCAGCTAGCTCCCTTTCCCTTATTACGTTACCATTTCTCTCCGCTATTCTTCACTTAGAAGGGCTTGACTTACTTAACTTACCGCTTTCCCGAAACTAGCTAAAAAAGGGTCAGGTATACCTGCCTGATGAGATAGGGTTTTTTCTAAAGTGGGAGCTGCTGTCGGTATGGGCAATTTCCTAAGTTCTTTGATTGATTTCGTCCCCGAGTGCTACCAAAGTTCCTCTAATTACTCAGCCAGATATTTCCCTTGCCGTACTTTCCCGATAGCGGAATCGATAGATGTTACCACGGAGCAGTACCTAGCAACCTTCATTCCTACTTTTCCATCTTGCCTTTGCTACTTAAGAGAATGCCTTTGACCGAGCAGCTCTTCCACTCATTTTATTAGCAATCAAACCTCTTCCCTTCAACTCATACCGAAGGCTATGTCCCAGTAAGCATTTCCTCGATTTCCTTGTTTCCCACCTCTGACCTTCCGCTATGACATGACCAGTGCACTAATAAGGTAGGTATCTCTGAAAAGAAAGACCGTCCTCTTCCCTTTGTCAATAGAAGAACTCCAACCATGCTTTCTTGAAATAGCAGTTATTGTCTTCCTAGTCAGCTTTCAACGAGTGACTCTTGGTTGGGGGGCCAGGGGCCTACTATCTACTTGACCGCTAGGCAAAGAGGGAGGAGCCAGGAAGCGGGCGTTTAGTGAGGAAGAGACA belongs to Triticum urartu cultivar G1812 chromosome 7, Tu2.1, whole genome shotgun sequence and includes:
- the LOC125523200 gene encoding NADH-ubiquinone oxidoreductase chain 3-like encodes the protein MSEFAPICIYLVISLLFSLIPLGVTFPFAYNIWTYLEKLSAYECGPDPSGDARSRFNIRFYLVPILFVIPDPEVTFSFPWAVPPSNIDLFGSWSIMAFLLILTIGSLYEWKRGASDRE
- the LOC125523198 gene encoding ribosomal protein S12, mitochondrial-like, with product MPTKNQLIQHGREEKRRTDRTQASDQCPQKHGVCLRVSMRKPKKPNSALRKIAKVRLSNQHDIFAHIPGEGHNSQEHSIVLVRGGRVKDLPGVKSHRIRGVKDLLGIPDRRKGRSKYGAERPKSK